In the Gymnodinialimonas sp. 202GB13-11 genome, one interval contains:
- a CDS encoding gene transfer agent family protein — MANPWTGEVALVLNGERHEAKLTLGALAELEDRMGAGSLTEMVSRFEGDGLKSSDVLALICAGLRGGGWRGDMIDLLHAEIEGGLIEAAAIAARLLVLAFQPAPE; from the coding sequence ATGGCCAACCCTTGGACCGGGGAGGTGGCGCTTGTCCTGAACGGCGAGCGGCATGAGGCGAAGCTGACGCTGGGCGCGTTGGCCGAGTTGGAAGATCGCATGGGGGCGGGGTCACTAACTGAAATGGTGTCTCGATTTGAAGGCGATGGCTTGAAATCGTCCGATGTGCTGGCGCTGATCTGTGCCGGTCTGCGAGGCGGCGGGTGGCGTGGCGACATGATCGACCTGCTCCATGCTGAGATTGAGGGCGGTTTGATCGAAGCGGCGGCCATCGCGGCGCGGCTTCTGGTGCTGGCCTTCCAGCCCGCGCCGGAATGA
- a CDS encoding phage major tail protein, TP901-1 family, whose protein sequence is MTAQSGKDLLVKVDMDGNGVFETMAGLRASRLSFNSESVDVTSLESTGGWRELLRGGGVKSAAISGSGIFRDTSTDERARDIFFEGEMPDFQVVIPDFGVVEGAFQITSIEYAGTHDGEATYEISMASAGALTFTAV, encoded by the coding sequence ATGACGGCACAAAGTGGTAAGGACCTTTTGGTCAAGGTCGACATGGACGGCAATGGCGTGTTCGAGACGATGGCGGGCCTGCGGGCCAGCCGCCTGTCGTTCAACTCAGAAAGCGTGGACGTCACCAGCCTGGAATCGACCGGCGGCTGGCGCGAATTGCTGCGCGGCGGTGGTGTGAAATCGGCGGCGATCAGTGGGTCCGGCATTTTTCGCGACACGTCCACCGATGAGCGTGCGCGAGATATCTTCTTTGAGGGCGAGATGCCCGATTTCCAGGTTGTGATCCCCGATTTTGGCGTCGTGGAAGGCGCGTTTCAGATCACCTCGATCGAATATGCGGGCACCCATGATGGTGAGGCGACCTATGAGATTTCGATGGCCTCTGCTGGCGCCCTGACCTTTACGGCGGTTTGA
- a CDS encoding DUF3168 domain-containing protein — translation MSYAATAALQSAVFGALTADVNVSGLTDGAIYDALPAGAVPSIYVRLGAERARDASDKTGSGAVHDFPVTVVTDAAGYHVAKQIAAAISDALVDANLTLTRGSLIALNFLRARARRIENTREIEVWFRARIDTTDA, via the coding sequence ATGAGCTACGCTGCTACAGCCGCTTTGCAATCCGCCGTTTTCGGTGCGCTGACGGCAGATGTGAATGTCTCGGGCCTGACCGACGGGGCAATTTACGATGCATTGCCCGCAGGTGCGGTGCCGTCCATCTACGTCCGCCTTGGCGCGGAACGTGCGCGCGATGCGTCGGACAAAACCGGCTCGGGCGCGGTGCACGATTTTCCGGTCACTGTGGTCACGGATGCCGCTGGCTATCACGTCGCCAAACAGATCGCAGCGGCGATTTCGGATGCGCTGGTGGACGCGAACCTGACCCTGACGCGCGGTTCGCTGATTGCTCTTAACTTCCTTCGGGCGCGTGCCCGGCGGATCGAGAATACACGCGAAATCGAGGTTTGGTTTCGCGCCCGGATCGATACGACGGACGCCTGA
- a CDS encoding phage head closure protein: MRPPQFNRKLILEAPSRVSDGAGGFAETWAPLGIIWGEVLPRGAGREVEASELKLKVTVRAAPQGAPSRPTAAMRFRDGDRIYRIEAVTEAEAEGRYLICFVKEEVGA; the protein is encoded by the coding sequence ATGAGACCGCCGCAGTTCAACCGAAAGCTCATCCTTGAGGCTCCGAGCCGGGTCAGTGATGGGGCGGGCGGGTTTGCGGAAACCTGGGCACCGCTTGGCATCATCTGGGGCGAGGTTCTGCCCCGGGGTGCGGGCCGTGAGGTCGAAGCCTCGGAACTGAAGCTGAAAGTCACCGTCCGTGCTGCGCCGCAAGGCGCGCCGAGCCGTCCAACCGCAGCGATGCGGTTTCGGGATGGCGACCGGATCTACCGCATTGAAGCCGTGACGGAAGCCGAGGCCGAGGGCCGTTATCTGATCTGCTTCGTCAAAGAGGAGGTGGGCGCATGA
- a CDS encoding head-tail connector protein, which produces MSSAEVGATPQHPNQIFPGEFNMMMVELTSVPAAVLPIGALSDHLRLSSGFADDGSQDAQLETCLRSAMAAIEARINKALFQRQFVMTLMLWTDIESHPMPLAPIVDIEAITLISRVGDTIVADTGSYTVQPDAHRPRLVATGARLPAPEAGGSIEVTFTAGFSADWEGIPADLKHGLLALAAEFYNLRDGEPRRMSPHVMGLIEPYRQLRLRGVV; this is translated from the coding sequence ATGAGCAGCGCGGAGGTCGGCGCCACGCCCCAACATCCCAACCAGATTTTTCCCGGAGAATTCAACATGATGATGGTCGAACTGACCTCCGTCCCGGCGGCGGTATTGCCGATTGGTGCATTGTCGGACCACCTGCGCCTGTCCTCCGGGTTTGCCGATGACGGCAGCCAGGACGCGCAGTTGGAAACCTGTTTGCGCTCGGCCATGGCGGCGATCGAGGCGCGGATCAACAAAGCTCTGTTTCAGCGCCAGTTTGTAATGACCCTGATGCTTTGGACGGACATCGAGTCCCATCCCATGCCGCTGGCACCAATTGTCGACATTGAAGCCATTACGCTGATTTCGCGCGTCGGTGACACGATTGTCGCGGACACAGGTTCTTACACCGTGCAACCCGACGCTCACCGCCCACGTCTTGTGGCGACCGGCGCGCGTTTGCCTGCGCCTGAGGCGGGCGGCTCCATTGAGGTGACGTTCACCGCCGGGTTCAGCGCGGATTGGGAAGGTATTCCGGCGGATTTGAAGCACGGGCTTCTGGCGCTGGCGGCGGAATTCTACAACCTACGCGACGGAGAGCCGCGGCGCATGTCGCCCCATGTGATGGGCCTGATCGAGCCTTACCGCCAGCTGCGGCTGCGAGGTGTGGTATGA
- a CDS encoding phage major capsid protein, whose product MTETHDGGADSTPMAEVKTAIGGFLSEFNQFQDDMNAKLQKQEERITMLNTKTNTFARPALSTEIDSQAPHKLALKTYLQCGDDEGLRGLELEGKAMNTAVNAEGGYLVDPQTSEMIQSVLRSSSSLRSVASVVQVEATSFDVLIDSTDTGAGWADEVTSTAETDTPQIERISIALHELSALPKASQRLLDDSAFDIEGWLAGRIADKFARAEADSFINGDGSGKPTGLLNHPTVDNASWTWGNVGYVATGTDGDFDGTNPADAIVDLVYSLGAQYRANATFVMNSKTAGAVRKMKDADGRFLWSDGLAAGEPARLMGYPVLIAEDMPDIATDAMAIAFGDFGAGYTIAERPDLRVLRDPFSAKPHVLFYATKRVGGDVTDFAAIKLMKFGTA is encoded by the coding sequence ATGACCGAGACCCATGACGGGGGCGCGGACAGCACCCCCATGGCTGAAGTCAAGACCGCGATCGGCGGGTTCTTGAGCGAATTCAACCAATTCCAAGACGACATGAATGCAAAGCTTCAAAAGCAGGAAGAGCGTATCACCATGCTGAATACCAAGACGAATACCTTCGCCCGTCCGGCCCTGTCGACCGAGATCGACAGCCAGGCGCCTCACAAGCTGGCCCTCAAGACTTATCTTCAGTGCGGCGATGATGAAGGTCTGCGCGGCCTTGAGCTAGAAGGCAAGGCGATGAACACCGCCGTCAATGCCGAAGGTGGCTATCTGGTCGATCCTCAGACATCTGAGATGATCCAGTCCGTTCTGCGTTCCTCCTCCTCGCTGCGGTCCGTGGCCAGTGTTGTGCAGGTCGAGGCAACATCGTTCGATGTGCTGATCGACTCCACCGACACCGGTGCCGGTTGGGCCGATGAAGTTACGTCCACCGCCGAGACCGACACGCCGCAGATCGAGCGCATTTCGATTGCCCTGCACGAGCTTTCGGCCCTGCCCAAAGCGTCGCAGCGTCTGCTGGATGACAGCGCATTTGACATCGAAGGCTGGCTGGCCGGTCGTATCGCCGACAAGTTCGCCCGTGCTGAAGCTGATAGCTTCATCAATGGCGACGGCTCTGGCAAGCCGACGGGTCTGCTGAACCATCCGACCGTCGACAACGCGTCGTGGACCTGGGGCAATGTGGGTTACGTGGCGACCGGCACAGACGGTGATTTCGACGGCACCAATCCGGCCGATGCGATTGTGGACCTCGTCTACTCGCTCGGTGCCCAGTACCGCGCCAATGCGACGTTCGTGATGAACTCCAAAACGGCTGGTGCCGTGCGCAAGATGAAGGACGCTGACGGCCGCTTCCTCTGGTCGGATGGTCTGGCAGCGGGTGAGCCTGCACGCCTGATGGGCTACCCGGTTCTGATCGCGGAAGACATGCCCGACATCGCAACGGACGCCATGGCGATTGCATTCGGCGACTTCGGCGCTGGCTACACTATTGCCGAACGCCCCGATCTGCGTGTTCTTCGTGATCCGTTCTCGGCCAAGCCGCACGTCCTGTTCTATGCCACCAAGCGCGTGGGCGGCGACGTGACGGACTTTGCCGCGATCAAGCTGATGAAGTTCGGCACCGCCTAA
- a CDS encoding HK97 family phage prohead protease has translation MQGFSESGLEVKFHRFNDELTLGEDHVIEGYASLFGSVDQGGDVVQPGAYKASLAAGRQVKMLWQHDPREPIGIWDEVREDDKGLYVKGRLLEDVARAREAAALTKAGAIDGLSIGYRTVKASKDDRGRRLLNEVELWEVSLVTFPMLPEARVGSHEGKSDALQDLAQVFEDARRTLAARKAR, from the coding sequence ATGCAGGGATTTTCCGAAAGCGGGTTGGAAGTGAAATTCCACCGCTTTAATGACGAACTGACCTTGGGCGAAGACCATGTGATCGAGGGTTATGCCTCGCTGTTTGGCTCCGTCGATCAGGGCGGCGACGTGGTGCAGCCGGGGGCTTACAAGGCGTCGTTGGCAGCTGGTCGTCAGGTCAAGATGCTGTGGCAGCACGATCCGCGTGAGCCGATTGGCATCTGGGATGAGGTCCGCGAAGACGACAAGGGCCTCTATGTCAAAGGCCGTCTGCTGGAAGATGTTGCCCGTGCCCGAGAGGCGGCGGCGCTGACCAAGGCGGGCGCCATCGATGGGCTGTCCATCGGCTATCGCACTGTAAAGGCGAGCAAAGATGACAGGGGCCGCAGGCTCCTGAACGAGGTGGAGCTTTGGGAGGTCTCGCTTGTAACCTTTCCAATGCTACCCGAGGCGCGGGTTGGATCCCATGAGGGTAAATCCGACGCGCTCCAAGACCTGGCGCAGGTGTTCGAGGACGCCCGCCGCACTCTGGCGGCGCGCAAGGCCCGCTGA
- a CDS encoding GTA head formation protein, RCAP_rcc01685 family yields the protein MSEGKEIGGSRYLYAPFDAANARIEANERVMEERWAALTFRLQGIETALMRLEKRLWLAVFGVVSVILAQGVNHLLNLNIGG from the coding sequence ATGAGCGAGGGGAAGGAAATCGGCGGCTCCCGCTACCTTTACGCGCCTTTTGATGCGGCCAATGCCCGGATCGAAGCCAATGAGCGCGTGATGGAAGAGCGGTGGGCGGCGCTGACCTTTCGCCTGCAGGGGATCGAGACGGCGCTGATGCGCTTGGAAAAGCGCCTGTGGCTGGCGGTATTTGGCGTCGTCTCGGTGATCCTCGCGCAGGGTGTGAACCACCTACTAAACCTCAACATCGGCGGATAG